CTTTCACCAGCATCACGGGAATCCCATCACGAATCGGATAGACACGATGGCAGATCGGACACTTTAACCCTTGACCGTCAGCCGTCAGTTGCACTTTGGCGCGCTCTTGCTCCGTTTTGACACAGGCCGGACAGGCCAGAATCTCCAACAATTCAGGCTTGATGCTCATCGTCATGCCCCTTATGCGTTCATCTCAGACTGGCGCGGGTACTCTAACATGGCAACCGAGCATTGTCAAAACAAGCATTCGGTCCCACTCCGTCCTGATGATAAGCGGGTTCAAGGATGGGCAGGAGTGACCTCCGGTGGCTCCTCGTAGGCCATGATCCTGCCGGCAACGGCCGAGGCGGCCACAGTCAGCGGATTGGCCAGATAAAGCTGGCCAGGACCACTGCGACCGGGAAAATTCCTATTCTGCGCGCTGATGCTGATCTGATCAGCCCGACTTGTCCCGCCGGGGCCAGCGTTGATACAGGCGCCACAGCTTGGCTCGATAACCGTCGCGCCGGCTCGATGGAAGATCTCCAGATAGCCCTGCTCAACGCAGTAACGACGCACTTCTTGCGAACCAAACTGGATATAAAACTTCACCGACGGATGAACGCCACGCCCTTGCTGCAACGCCTCACGCAGCACGCGAGCATACATATCCATATCCGCCTTCTTGCCGGCGGTGCATGAGCCGCCATAAGCAATTTCAATCGGGATGACCTCGGTCAGCTCGTCAATGAACACGCCCTGGCTGGGATCACCCGGCAGCGCCACCATCGGTCGCAACTGCGATGCGTCCAGTTCAATCACGTGGTCATAGGCGGCATCCGGATCGCTGAACAATCCTTCACACAACCGCTGGGCTTCAGCCCGTGGCAGGCCACGTCGCTCGACGAGAAAATCAACGGTCTTTTCATCAGGCGCAACCACACCGGTGAACCCACCGATTTCAGCCGCCATGTTCGTCATCGTGGCACGCTCGTCAATGCTCAATGCTTCGATGGCATCGCCGGCATACTCGATGACTTTGCCGATCGCTTGACCACTCTTGACGTACTCCAGGCGCAGGATCGCCAAAATCAAATCCTTGGCGGTGACACCCGCCGGAAGGCGCCCGCGCACAATTACTTTGACTGACGGCGGCACACACACGCGCACATCTTTGGTGATCCACGAATTGAAAATGTCTGTTGTGCCCACGCCAAAGGCCACACAACCAATCGCGCCGGCATGCGGCGTATGCGAATCTGTGCCAACGATCACCTGTCCAGGGAGCGCATAATTCTCCAGGATGATATTGTGGCAAATTCCTTCAGACCCCTTTCGGTCAGTCAATTCGCCGTGATAGGTGATGCCCTGCTCGCGAGCGAACGCTTCTTGCATCAGCTTTTGTTGAATGGCCAAATCCAGCAGCCCCATGGCTCGCCGCTCCGGCGGCATAACTTCATCCAAAAATGTGAGGTGATCGCGGAACAAATAAATGGAGGATGGATCGTTGACTTTCTCATGCTCGCCGACCAGTTGCTTAAACATCATGGCGGCCATCGGCGTCACGTATTCGTGACTGAACCGAATATCGGCGCGGACAAAACCGGCGTCGCCCGGCTGGACTGCCGCCACGCCGACGCGGTCTTCAGTTAAATTCACCACCATGTGTCGAGCCAAGATTTTCTCCGCCAGCGTCATCGGTCGCTGCGGCGTCCTAATCTGTGGCAACCGCGCCTGCCCCTGCAAGCGGGCTACGTTGAAAGCGAACAGGCCGCCGTACTCGATAATCTGACAGGTGATCTCGTCCTCCCCTTCAGTGAATTCGCTGAGCGCGATTTCATCGCCGCGCTCAAGACGCTCAATCAACTGAAAATTCGTGGATGTGAGCATTCCGAGATTCTGGCAATTTTGCCGGTAGATGCGCTCGATATTCTCAGCTATGACCAAGCGAATGCCGGCGCTCAACTCGGCGTATGGGGCTTGTTCGCGGCTCGACCCTTTGCCCCGACGTTTACCTGAGACGCTGGCGACAAAGCCGCCTCGCTTCACCGAGCCGCGCGTCACCGGCGATTGCCCGCCCGTCCGTAATCCAATGTAAGCAAACTCGCCAAGCGTCTCATCGAAGTAGTAACAGATGTATGCCGGCGCGATTTCATCTGTGCTAATATCGTGGCGCAACGGTATGTCCGGGCGCCACGCCAGGTCCTCGCCGTTCAATTGTCGCTGAATCAGATGTGGGTCCTCTGTCAGAAAGAGAATTCGACCATTAAAGCGAATTCGGTCCGGTCGCTTTGACACCGTGCGATTCAACAGGCTGCTCACCATGATCCCGTATCCTTATTGTCAGAAATTGCCTGCACGCATAGGCGAGAAGCAAGTATACTGGCCACTCACCGATGCGTAAAGGAACAGCTAGAGCGCCGGCTCCGAGGTTCACCGCCATGCGCCACGAAAAGCCTCATGAGCGGGTAACATCAGCGGAGCGGTGTTTGCTTCGTGTTCATGCTCAAGAATGCCGATGCGTTGTTTTGCGGATGCGGTGGAATTGCTCAAGTTGGTCGTTCGCCGCCACGATGACCGGCAATTTTTCGAGAACCGCTTCGGCTGCTGGACCCGGAAGAGCAAAGTAGAAATGATCGTCGCCAAGGTCAGTGTAGACGCGATTTCCAATGCACCCGAGGCTGAGGCTGGCTCGTTTGGCTTCGATGGCTTCAGGGATGATCGCACAGGTTGGACGCAGCATAGCCTGCATATCATGGCCGACATTGGCCGCGCGGGCGGCTTCGGCCAGTAGCATAATCTGCTTAGCATTGCCGCGCACAATGATCACATCGGGGTCCAACGGTGTTGAAGTGAGTGGCGCGTAAACGACGTACTGGCATGGCTCGCGTCGTCGTGGCAGTGCGGCAATCTCATCCTGATGGACGTATTCCAAGCCGACCATCATGGTAAGAAGTTCTTCACGCTCGTTTGCTCGCTCCGGTGGCCAGTCAACGTGATGAGTGAACGCTCCAATAGGGCAGTTCAGATGATCTGCCGCAGTTGTGTAGAACGTGACGCCTTCGGCGGCCAGTTTCCAATAGCTGCATCCGGCTGCCGCGGCCTGCTCCACGTGCGGGATATCTTTCGGGACAGTTGATACAAATGTCACCGCCACTGGTGACCACGTCAAGTTTAAGTGCTTCTGAAGGTAGGTTGCTCGCATGAGCCTCGGTTTATTGCGGTCGAGCTAGAGGCAGCACGGTTGGTCCCGCTAGCTCGCCCTATTTGGCCGGTGAATAGTAGGGATTCTGGCCGGCGGCATGATCCGTCGTATCCAGAATCTGACCAACTTCGGGAATCTGCTCACGAATGAGCTGCTCGACGCCCTGTTTCAGTGTGACATTGGCCATGCCGCAACCCTGACAGCCGCCGCCCATACGAATGAAGACGTTGTTATCAATCACGTCTAGTAACTCGATGTAGCCACCATGCGCGGCTACCGCCGGATTGATCTGGGTCTCCAACAGATCAATGACTTTATCCCGGATGTAGTCGGATGATGGAATGCGCGCTTTGAATTCCTGCGAAACGGCCGGCACGCCCGATTGCAGCACGCGGCGGATGGCTGCGCCAATCTGCTTGGCAATCGGCATCCACTCGTCGTAGCCCTGCTTGGTCACGGTGACAATGTTGCCGGCAATCAACACGGCCGTCACCTGCGGAATCTCAAAGAGCGCCTCCGCCAGCGGCGAATCTTTGGCCGCTTCCTGATGAGCAAAATAAGCGGCGCCGTCGTAAACCTGACGGTCTACTGTGAATCGGCACTTGGATGGGTCTGTCTGAATTTCAGCCATGATTTTAATCTCTTGGTCCATAGTCTTTCTCCTTCGTATCAAATGCCGCGTCGTCTCTGGAGCGCGTCAAACTGGCTCGTCGTCGGCTCTGCGCAGCAAAACCACGGCTCAGTCAGGCGTGGCGCACGCCCAGTTTGATCGCGCGTCGCAGTCGAAATGAGTTCCGGCATTTCGTCTCCACGCATAGCATAGGCTACCTGGCACACGCGGTCAAATGTCTTGGCCGGATGTTCGTTTGATTGAGCAGCTTGCTCAACCAACGCGCTGACCGTTTTGTGGAGATCATCCATGCAGGGATCAGGGTGTCTCCAGCGATAACTGAGATGTTGGTGATCCAGGGCGCCAAGGAATGGCTGGATCGCCGGCTGTCGCAACAAGTTTGATCCGGGCGGCACAAGCAATCGAATCGTGTATTGCACCGGATCAACATAGTCAATCAATTTGTGATCGCGCACGAACTGGAGGATGTCAATGTAATCATCGAGCGTCGTCCACGGTGTGAACGGAACCCAGGTCGGTCGCAGCGCCAGTTTGGCTTCGGTGACCACGTCTAATAGCTTGTGAATATCAGCCCGCGTATGGCCTTTCTCCAAATGGGCCAGCACGGTGTCGCTGAGCGATTCAAACGCCGACACGACGAACAAACAGCCTGACTCGGCCAGCTCCGGCAATATGGCCTGATGTTTCAGCAGATGCTCGACCTTCGCTGTGAAATCGAACGTCAGAGCAGGGAATTCGTTGTGCAATGCGCGGACCACGCGCCGCGCATGGCCAGGGCCGTTGAGGAAATCAGGGTCGCCAAACGTAATGTGCGTCGCGCCGGCTTCAACCAGTTGCCGAATATCGTTCAAGACAATATCGGTTGGCACGATGAAAAACCGACCGCCATAAACCGGTGGGATCGGGCAATGCCGGCAGTGATGCAAACAACCGCGACTTGCTTCAACGGTGCCGACCAGTCGTTGCGTTCCCTGGTGCTCCAACCGCGCATACTTGGATAACGGCGGCAAGCTGCTGCGCTGCGGCGCTACGAACGGCTGCCGTTGCACATAAGGACGGCCCACATGCCCGCGCCGGCTAATACCGGCAATGTCCAAAGAACCGCCATTGGCCAGCGCATCAATCAATGCAACTAACGGTGTTTCATACTCGCCACCGATGATGAAGTCGGCGCCATGCTCGAGCAGATAATCAGCGTTGAGCGAAGCGTAAAGACCGTAAAAGCAGATGTGACACCGTGGATTGACGTGACGAATCCGCTCTGCCACGCGCACGCCCAGCCGGAGCGCCGTGTGCATCGGCACCGAGATACCGACGAACCACGCGTTGGCGATCTTTGTCTCGTCCAGTGGTTCGACGGCAATGTCAAGGGTGTCCGTTGCATAACCAACCTGTTGGAGAAAGCCACAGGGGAAGGCTACCCCCAGTGGTTGATGGCCCAGCTCGTAGCAAGATACCAGCAGGATCGTCTTGCCGTTCATGTTATTGTGGAGGACGCCAGCCATACGATTTTGCTTATGCGCGACACGACGGACATGGACAGAGCGCCCGGAGCGTCTGGAAACTATAGATGCCTGTATTGTGACCATCACTCCAGGTGAAGTTCAACGCATACTGGCCGACCAGATCAACGGCGCGGATGCTCAGGTCTGAGGCAATCGAGTCAGGCGTGATACGTCTTTGTCCCGTCCATTCGTCCACACAGGCGGCACACGGACACTCTTGACGCAGGTACGGGGCTGAGTACCGGCTGACGTGCTCATCCTCCCAGGTGATCTCCAGTGTCGCATCACCGATCTTTTTAATGCCGACCGGCCTGTCCGCTCGGTTCATGCGCAACCCCTTCCATGCCCATACGGGCGACGCCGGCGCGTCTACGCCGGCACTTCGAGAATCTGTAGCGGAATCTTTCGATAATTCTCAATGCTGATTTGCTGTGCCAGGTGACCAAGAATCTGGCGATATGCTTGCGCCGATGGCGAATCCGGATCGGCAGCAATGATCGGCGTGCCATCGTCGGCGTACTGCCGAATGGCGACGTCAATGGGAATCTCTCCGAGGAATGGCACTCCCAATTCACGGCTGGCGTTCAGCGCGCCGCTGGAGCCAAAGATATACTCACGATGACCGCACTGCCGGCAGATGTAATAACTCATGTTCTCAATGATGCCGAGGATCGTCACGTTCGTCTGTTCAAACATGCGGAGCGTTTTCAGTGAAATTTTCCAGCCGACGTCCTGCGGCGTAGAGACAATGACCCCACCCGTGACCGGCACAGATTGCACTAACGTCAGATGAACATCGCCTGTGCCCGGCGGCAAGTCCACAATGAGGTAATCTAATTCACCCCATTCGACCTGAAATAAGCATTGCTCTAATGCCTTGTGCGCCATCGGGCCGCGCCAGATCAGCGGTTTATCGCCGGGCACAAACAGCCCCATCGAGATAAACTTGATGCCGTGATTTTGCAATGGCCGGATGCGGTTGCCGTGCAGCTCGACCGGTTCATTCTTGCCCATCATGATGGGAATGCTCGGGCCATAGATATCGGCATCCAACAAACCGACACGCGCGCCGGTTTGGGCTAATCCAACAGCCAGGTTCGTCGCAACCGTTGATTTGCCCACGCCGCCTTTACCGCTGCCGATTGCCACGATGTTGCGGACTGTTGACAGCGTTGAACGATCCAATCCAGCATGCTGACGCACGTCGGCTGTCAAATTCACACGCACGTCGGTCACTCCATCCAGCGCGCGAACGACTTGCTCGGCTTCTTCCTTGAGCCGTTCTTTAACTGGACAAGCTGGCGTGGTGAGGTTGATATCAAAGCTCACTGCCCCACCGTCTATTCTGATGTTCTGCACAAACTTGAGCGTGACAATGTCTTTATGCAGGTCAGGGTCTTTGACGACGCTCAACGCCTTCAGTATGTCCGCTTCGGAGACGGACGATTTCTTTAGTAGAGCCATACACTATTGATCCTTACGCCGGGGAAGGACTTTTCCTGCGCTCCGGGTCAGCCCCCGTGAGATTGGCCCGACGCGCAACGGTGATTGAAAAAAGCCGCCAATGAGAGGCGGCTCTCAAGCGTTACACGGTGAAGCTGCTGCCGCAGCCACAACTGCCGGTGGCATTCGGATTCTTAAATGTGAACCCTGAACCCATCATCGAATTGACATAATCCAGCTCGACGCCATTGAGGTAGCGCTTGCTCATCTGATCCACAAAGACACGGATGCCCTGCAATTCAACCACATCATCACCTGCTGCCGGGCCATCGTCAATCACCATGTCATATTGGAATCCCGAACACCCGCCGGGAATGACGCGAATCCGCAGGCCCGCTTCAGGGCCGACGTTTTCGCTCGCCATGAATTGTTTGACGGCTTCTGCCGCCGCTGCGGTCATATGCAAACTCAATGGTGGCTGTCCAACTGTTGCGCTCATTCCGTATTCTCCTTCATGCAAAAATTATGTTGAATGCGATTTCTTACCTTTTGGTAAGGCTTGATTATAACAGAGCGACCCCGACCTGCCAAGCCATGATTTCGGCCAGCATGGTACTGATGGATTCGCGCTGAGAAGATTGCGCCGTGTTACGCTTCATTATTGTTCGCCTCTCCCGCTTTTTCTTGACCGTTACTTGTTGTTTTTTCTTGCTCAGCCAGCGTCTTGAGGCGCTGTTCAACCAGCGCATAGAGCGTGCCTGGAGGGAATGAGCCGTTGGCTGCCCGTTGGCCTGCTTCCATTCCGGTGAGCAAGGCGGCAGCTTCTTCAACCGTCGTCACCGGATAGATATGGAACTGTCCATGACGGATTGCCTCAACCACATCCTTTTTCAACATCAGATTGGTGACGTTTTGATGGGGAATGATCACGCCTTGCTGCCCCGTCAGGCCGCGCATCTTACAGACAGCGAAGAAGCCTTCAATCTTTTGGTTGACGCCGCCGATTGGCTGCACTTCACCTTTCTGATTGATCGAGCCGGTGACGGCCAGCGACTGTTTAACAGGCACGTTGGCCAAGCTCGAGAGCAAGGCCACCACACTGGCGATCGAGGCGCTGTCGCCTTCGATCGTTTCGTATGTTTGCTCGAACACCATACTGGCCGCCAATTGCAGCGCCTTGTCCCGACCGAACGTCGCGCCCAGATAGCCATTGAGGATCATGAATGATTTATTATGAATGTTGCCGCTGAGTTTGGCGCGCGATTCTGCATTCACCACCCCGCTCTTGCCGGCGAATGTTTCGCAGGTGATGCGCACCGGTTTACCAAATTCGTAATCGCCCAGGCTCAGCACTGACAATCCGTTGACCTGCCCGACCACGGCGCCATCGGTGTCCACTAAAATGAAGCCGCGAACAATCATTTCTTGGAGGCGTTCCTCAATGCGGTTAGAGCGATAGATTTTTTCTTCAATCGCTCGCTCAACATCCTCCCGTCGCACCACCTCGCTTTTCTGCTGCGAAGCCCAGTAGTTTGCTTCGATCATGATGTCGGCGATGGCGCCGAACTCAGTTGAGAGTTTCGTTTGATCGTCGGCCAGGCGCGAGCCGTATTCAATCAACGCCGCGACGCCGCTGCGGTCGAATGGTTTTAGTTGCTGGCGCTGGCTATAGGAGGCGATGAATTGAGCGTAGTGTCGGATATTCTCGGCGGTTCTCTTCATCTGTGTATCAAAGTCAGCTTTGACTTTGAACAGTTTGCGAAAATCCTCGTCGTAGGCGAACAACAAATAATGGAGCAGCGGATGACCGATGAGGATCACTTTGACGTTGATGTTGATTGGTTCGGTTCGCAATCCGGTGGCGCTG
This window of the Blastocatellia bacterium genome carries:
- a CDS encoding Trm112 family protein — translated: MSIKPELLEILACPACVKTEQERAKVQLTADGQGLKCPICHRVYPIRDGIPVMLVKEATVQPPE
- a CDS encoding aconitase family protein; amino-acid sequence: MVSSLLNRTVSKRPDRIRFNGRILFLTEDPHLIQRQLNGEDLAWRPDIPLRHDISTDEIAPAYICYYFDETLGEFAYIGLRTGGQSPVTRGSVKRGGFVASVSGKRRGKGSSREQAPYAELSAGIRLVIAENIERIYRQNCQNLGMLTSTNFQLIERLERGDEIALSEFTEGEDEITCQIIEYGGLFAFNVARLQGQARLPQIRTPQRPMTLAEKILARHMVVNLTEDRVGVAAVQPGDAGFVRADIRFSHEYVTPMAAMMFKQLVGEHEKVNDPSSIYLFRDHLTFLDEVMPPERRAMGLLDLAIQQKLMQEAFAREQGITYHGELTDRKGSEGICHNIILENYALPGQVIVGTDSHTPHAGAIGCVAFGVGTTDIFNSWITKDVRVCVPPSVKVIVRGRLPAGVTAKDLILAILRLEYVKSGQAIGKVIEYAGDAIEALSIDERATMTNMAAEIGGFTGVVAPDEKTVDFLVERRGLPRAEAQRLCEGLFSDPDAAYDHVIELDASQLRPMVALPGDPSQGVFIDELTEVIPIEIAYGGSCTAGKKADMDMYARVLREALQQGRGVHPSVKFYIQFGSQEVRRYCVEQGYLEIFHRAGATVIEPSCGACINAGPGGTSRADQISISAQNRNFPGRSGPGQLYLANPLTVAASAVAGRIMAYEEPPEVTPAHP
- a CDS encoding DUF169 domain-containing protein, which gives rise to MRATYLQKHLNLTWSPVAVTFVSTVPKDIPHVEQAAAAGCSYWKLAAEGVTFYTTAADHLNCPIGAFTHHVDWPPERANEREELLTMMVGLEYVHQDEIAALPRRREPCQYVVYAPLTSTPLDPDVIIVRGNAKQIMLLAEAARAANVGHDMQAMLRPTCAIIPEAIEAKRASLSLGCIGNRVYTDLGDDHFYFALPGPAAEAVLEKLPVIVAANDQLEQFHRIRKTTHRHS
- a CDS encoding NifU family protein, yielding MDQEIKIMAEIQTDPSKCRFTVDRQVYDGAAYFAHQEAAKDSPLAEALFEIPQVTAVLIAGNIVTVTKQGYDEWMPIAKQIGAAIRRVLQSGVPAVSQEFKARIPSSDYIRDKVIDLLETQINPAVAAHGGYIELLDVIDNNVFIRMGGGCQGCGMANVTLKQGVEQLIREQIPEVGQILDTTDHAAGQNPYYSPAK
- a CDS encoding CUAEP/CCAEP-tail radical SAM protein, with amino-acid sequence MAGVLHNNMNGKTILLVSCYELGHQPLGVAFPCGFLQQVGYATDTLDIAVEPLDETKIANAWFVGISVPMHTALRLGVRVAERIRHVNPRCHICFYGLYASLNADYLLEHGADFIIGGEYETPLVALIDALANGGSLDIAGISRRGHVGRPYVQRQPFVAPQRSSLPPLSKYARLEHQGTQRLVGTVEASRGCLHHCRHCPIPPVYGGRFFIVPTDIVLNDIRQLVEAGATHITFGDPDFLNGPGHARRVVRALHNEFPALTFDFTAKVEHLLKHQAILPELAESGCLFVVSAFESLSDTVLAHLEKGHTRADIHKLLDVVTEAKLALRPTWVPFTPWTTLDDYIDILQFVRDHKLIDYVDPVQYTIRLLVPPGSNLLRQPAIQPFLGALDHQHLSYRWRHPDPCMDDLHKTVSALVEQAAQSNEHPAKTFDRVCQVAYAMRGDEMPELISTATRDQTGRAPRLTEPWFCCAEPTTSQFDALQRRRGI
- a CDS encoding DUF971 domain-containing protein; translation: MNRADRPVGIKKIGDATLEITWEDEHVSRYSAPYLRQECPCAACVDEWTGQRRITPDSIASDLSIRAVDLVGQYALNFTWSDGHNTGIYSFQTLRALCPCPSCRA
- a CDS encoding Mrp/NBP35 family ATP-binding protein, encoding MALLKKSSVSEADILKALSVVKDPDLHKDIVTLKFVQNIRIDGGAVSFDINLTTPACPVKERLKEEAEQVVRALDGVTDVRVNLTADVRQHAGLDRSTLSTVRNIVAIGSGKGGVGKSTVATNLAVGLAQTGARVGLLDADIYGPSIPIMMGKNEPVELHGNRIRPLQNHGIKFISMGLFVPGDKPLIWRGPMAHKALEQCLFQVEWGELDYLIVDLPPGTGDVHLTLVQSVPVTGGVIVSTPQDVGWKISLKTLRMFEQTNVTILGIIENMSYYICRQCGHREYIFGSSGALNASRELGVPFLGEIPIDVAIRQYADDGTPIIAADPDSPSAQAYRQILGHLAQQISIENYRKIPLQILEVPA
- a CDS encoding iron-sulfur cluster assembly accessory protein; its protein translation is MSATVGQPPLSLHMTAAAAEAVKQFMASENVGPEAGLRIRVIPGGCSGFQYDMVIDDGPAAGDDVVELQGIRVFVDQMSKRYLNGVELDYVNSMMGSGFTFKNPNATGSCGCGSSFTV